Genomic window (Leptotrichia sp. oral taxon 212):
GGGGATGATCCGGATGTTACCCATGGTCTGGAAATTTATTCAAAGGTGAGCTTACGGAACGATTCAAAAATAAATATTTTTGGTGGAACAGGAGTGGGAAAGGTTACTAAAAAAGGGCTTCCTGTCGCACCAGGGAATTCAGCAATAAATCCTGTGCCTTTAAAGATGATAAGGGAAACAGTGGAAGAGATATTGTCTGAAGGATTTGGTGCAGATGTGGAAATATCTGTGCCTAAGGGGGAAGAAACTGCAAAAAAGACATTAAATGCAAAACTGGGAATTATTGGAGGAATATCAATATTGGGAACAACTGGAATAGTAAAGCCCATGTCGGAAGAATCATGGAAAAGTTCTCTTGCAATAGAGCTGAAACAGTCAATAGCAGAATATGACAGTAATGAAGCTGTATTTCTGTTCGGAAACAGGGGAAAAAGTTATCTGGAGGATAATTTTACCCAGAGAGCTGGACAGGGGATAATAATAAGCAACTTTGTAGGATATATGTTTGACAAGGCATGCGAATATCAAGTCAGAAAAGTATACTTTATTGGGGAACTGGGAAAGTTTGTAAAAGTTGCAGGAGGGATATTTCATACACACAGCAGGGTTTCCGATGCAAAAATGGAAATACTTACGGCAAATGCACTGCTTGTGGAGGAAAGTACAGAAAACATGAAGAAAATAATGGCTTCAAATACGACTGAGGAAGCTACAAAATATATTGAAAAGACGGAAGTTTACAGTCTACTGGCTGAAAAAGCGAAACAGAAATGTGAGGAATACTGCAGAAGAAATGGCTGGGACATGGAAGTTGAAACTCTTATCATTTCTGCTGAAAAAGAAGTCCTTGGAAATAGCAGGCATTTTTTTGATAATTTTAAAAGAAAACGTAAGTAACATAAAAATAAATTGAAAAAACAGGTGAATCATGAAAATAAATGTAGTAGGCTTAGGTCCAGGAAATATAAAATATATTTCTGCCGCTGGAATTGAGTGTATAAAGGAAGCAGAAATTTTAGTTGGAAGTGCAAGGCAGCTTTCAGATTTGAAAAGTATTATTTCAGAAGAACAGGAAATATATATTTTAGGCAAGCTGGGAGAACTTGTAACTTATTTGAAGGAAAATATTGGGAAGAAAATAACGGTTATTGTGTCGGGGGATACGGGATATTACAGCTTAGTACTTTATCTTTCAAAAAATTTATCTAAAGATATTCTGAACATTATTCCTAATATATCGTCTTACCAGTACCTATTTTCCAGACTGGGAGAAAACTGGCAGAATTTCAGGCTCGCAAGTGTACACGGCAGGGAATTTGATTATGTCAAAAATATAAATGATAAGGATTTTGCAGGATTGGTACTGCTTACAGATGATATCCAGAATCCTTATGAGATAACAAAAAAATTATATGATAACGGAATACGGGGTGTAACAGTAATAGTCGGAGAAAATTTATCTTATGATGATGAAAAGATAACTATACTCGAAATAGAAGATTATGAAAAATTAAACAGGAAATTTGATATGAATGTACTGGTTTTAAAGAAAGGCGAAAATTATGCACATATATGATAAGGAATTTACACAGATAGAATTACCGATGACAAAGCAGGAAATAAGGGCAGTTTCCATTGCGAAACTCATGTTGAAGCCTGATTCTGTCCTGATTGATGTGGGAGCGGGGACAGGAACGATAGGAATAGAGGCTGCAACCTATATGCCACAGGGAAAAGTTTATGCAATAGAAAAGGAAGAAAAGGGATTAAATACAATAAAACTGAATGCAGAAAAGTTTAATCTTACTAACTTTGAGTTAATTCATGGAAAGGCACCTGACGCCATTCCGGATATTCCTTATGACAGAATGTTTATCGGCGGATCAACTGGAGGAATAGAGGAAATTATAAATCACTTTTTAACTTATGCGAAAGATAAAGCCATACTTGTTATTAACTGCATTACACTTGAAACACAGGCTAAATCTCTGGAAATTTTAAAGAAAAAAGGCTTTGAGGATATAGAAGTTGTTACGGTTACTGTCGGCAGGGCAAAAAAAGTAGGACCATATACTATGATGTATGGAGAAAATCCTATCTGTATAATTAAGGTTGTGAAGAAATAAAAGATGGTAAGACCTCGTTTATGATTTTTTAAATTACAGATTATACTCCTTAAAAAAATTAAAATTCTAAAATTTACGGAATATACTCCTGAAATTATAAAAATTTATAAAAAATAGGATTGTATTCCATAAAAATTGATTTTTGAATAAAAAAGGGGTATAATTTATAAGGAAATGAGGTGTTAAAATGATAAGGATAGATAGAAAAGAATATTTAGATTTTTTAGTAAAATCAAAAGACAGACAGATAATAAAGGTTGTGTCTGGTGTAAGAAGATGTGGAAAATCCACTCTTTTTGAGATATATAAAGATTTTCTGCTTGAAAATGGAGTTGCAAAAAATCAGATTATATCTATAAATTTTGAAGATATGTATTATGAAGAACTTACAGATTACAAAAAACTTTACGAATATATAAAATCTAAAATGATTGAAAATAAAAGGAATTATATATTTTTAGATGAAATTCAGCATGTGGATAAATTTGAAAAAGTTGTAGACAGCCTTTTTATAAAAGAAAATACAGACTTGTATATAACAGGCTCTAATGCCTATTTTATGTCAAGCGAGCTGGCAACCCTTTTAAGTGGGCGTTATATAGAACTGAAAATGTTGCCTTTATCATTTAAGGAGTATTATCAGACTAAATTAGAATATGAAAAAATGGAGCAAAAGGAAAATAGAATATCAAAAACACTTATACAATATTATAATGAATATATAGTAAACAGTTCGTTTCCTTATACTTTACAATTAGACAGTGATTTGAAAAATATACATGAATATTTAAGTGGAATATATAACTCTGTGCTTTTAAAAGATATAGTTGCAAGATTGAAAATTTCAGATGTAATGAGACTTGAAAGTGTTGTTAAATATATATTTGATAATATCGGTAATTTGACTTCGCTTTCAAAAATAGCGAATACCTTAACCTCAATGGGAAGGAAAACGGATGCAAAAACCATTGAAAAGTATATTAGAGGGCTTACTGACAGTTTACTTGTGCATGAAGTTAGTAGATACAATATAAAAGGAAAAGAATTCCTGTCCACATTATCAAAATATTATGTTACTGATTTAGGACTTAGACAGATGATTTTAGGTAATAGAAATATAGATACGGGGCATATACTGGAAAATATAATCTATCTCGAACTGCTTAGAAGAAAAGGCAATGTATATGTCGGACAGTTTGATAAAAATGAAATTGACTTTGTTGTTATTAATTCAAATGAAATTGAGTATTATCAGGTCGCTTTGACTGTCTTAGATGAAAATACTTTAAAAAGGGAATTGGATGCCTTTAAAAATATTAAGGATAATTATCCGAAGTATCTTATAACTTTAGATGATGTAATGGTAAATACTGGCTATGACGGAATAAAGATTGTAAATGCTCTGGAGTGGTTGTTGGAAGGGAAAAAGTAATGACTAACAAATTTTATGGAATAGGTGTCGGAGTTGGAGATCCTGAGGAGATAACTCTGAAAGCGGTAAATACCTTAAAAAAATTAGATGTGGTAATATTGCCTGAAGCTAAAAAGGATGATGGCAGTGTGGCCTATGAAATAGCGAAACAGTATATGAAGGAAGATGTGGAAAAGATTTTTGTAGAATTTCCCATGTTAAAATCACTTGAAGAAAGGGAAAGTGCAAGAAAAAAGAATGCAAAAATAGTTCAGGATTTATTAGATGAAGGAAAGAATGTAGGATTCTTAACTATTGGCGATACAATGACATACAGCACTTATGTGTACATTTTAGAGCATTTGCCAAAGAAATATCCAGTTGAGACAGTTCCAGGGGTTTCATCATTTGTTGATATGGCCTCAAGGTTTAATTTTCCTCTTATGATAGGAGATGAAACGTTAAAGGTCGTGTCGCTTAATAGGAAAACTGACATTGAATCTGAACTGGAAAATAATGACAATATAGTTTTTATGAAAGTCAGCAGAAATTTTGAAAAA
Coding sequences:
- the cbiD gene encoding cobalt-precorrin-5B (C(1))-methyltransferase CbiD; the encoded protein is MEEYLYFRGKKLRYGYTTGSSATAATKAALMYLLDDGKHDIPEVTIKLPSGNSLTINVNSLEKKENSVLASVIKDGGDDPDVTHGLEIYSKVSLRNDSKINIFGGTGVGKVTKKGLPVAPGNSAINPVPLKMIRETVEEILSEGFGADVEISVPKGEETAKKTLNAKLGIIGGISILGTTGIVKPMSEESWKSSLAIELKQSIAEYDSNEAVFLFGNRGKSYLEDNFTQRAGQGIIISNFVGYMFDKACEYQVRKVYFIGELGKFVKVAGGIFHTHSRVSDAKMEILTANALLVEESTENMKKIMASNTTEEATKYIEKTEVYSLLAEKAKQKCEEYCRRNGWDMEVETLIISAEKEVLGNSRHFFDNFKRKRK
- the cbiE gene encoding precorrin-6y C5,15-methyltransferase (decarboxylating) subunit CbiE; the encoded protein is MKINVVGLGPGNIKYISAAGIECIKEAEILVGSARQLSDLKSIISEEQEIYILGKLGELVTYLKENIGKKITVIVSGDTGYYSLVLYLSKNLSKDILNIIPNISSYQYLFSRLGENWQNFRLASVHGREFDYVKNINDKDFAGLVLLTDDIQNPYEITKKLYDNGIRGVTVIVGENLSYDDEKITILEIEDYEKLNRKFDMNVLVLKKGENYAHI
- the cbiT gene encoding precorrin-6Y C5,15-methyltransferase (decarboxylating) subunit CbiT; amino-acid sequence: MHIYDKEFTQIELPMTKQEIRAVSIAKLMLKPDSVLIDVGAGTGTIGIEAATYMPQGKVYAIEKEEKGLNTIKLNAEKFNLTNFELIHGKAPDAIPDIPYDRMFIGGSTGGIEEIINHFLTYAKDKAILVINCITLETQAKSLEILKKKGFEDIEVVTVTVGRAKKVGPYTMMYGENPICIIKVVKK
- a CDS encoding ATP-binding protein yields the protein MIRIDRKEYLDFLVKSKDRQIIKVVSGVRRCGKSTLFEIYKDFLLENGVAKNQIISINFEDMYYEELTDYKKLYEYIKSKMIENKRNYIFLDEIQHVDKFEKVVDSLFIKENTDLYITGSNAYFMSSELATLLSGRYIELKMLPLSFKEYYQTKLEYEKMEQKENRISKTLIQYYNEYIVNSSFPYTLQLDSDLKNIHEYLSGIYNSVLLKDIVARLKISDVMRLESVVKYIFDNIGNLTSLSKIANTLTSMGRKTDAKTIEKYIRGLTDSLLVHEVSRYNIKGKEFLSTLSKYYVTDLGLRQMILGNRNIDTGHILENIIYLELLRRKGNVYVGQFDKNEIDFVVINSNEIEYYQVALTVLDENTLKRELDAFKNIKDNYPKYLITLDDVMVNTGYDGIKIVNALEWLLEGKK
- the cobI gene encoding precorrin-2 C(20)-methyltransferase, with the translated sequence MTNKFYGIGVGVGDPEEITLKAVNTLKKLDVVILPEAKKDDGSVAYEIAKQYMKEDVEKIFVEFPMLKSLEERESARKKNAKIVQDLLDEGKNVGFLTIGDTMTYSTYVYILEHLPKKYPVETVPGVSSFVDMASRFNFPLMIGDETLKVVSLNRKTDIESELENNDNIVFMKVSRNFEKLKQALVKTGTIDKIIMVSNCGKENQKVYYDIKDLVEDDIPYFTTMIVKKGGFEKWRRD